A stretch of the Oenococcus sp. UCMA 16435 genome encodes the following:
- a CDS encoding oligopeptide ABC transporter substrate-binding protein, with protein sequence MSKSKKIALSAMAVLSAVALAAHPVNAKSTSGTFSFPSVYKNTSAASKSANNKSTLKVAEPNDSPFEGISDPVLASNAEDADVFSPGGSDTLFFVDKNYKIVNGGLANLKLDRKAKTATITIRKNAKWSNGMAVTAKDVEYAYEVIANPNTTSQQYSSDFAAIEGMAAYHAGKAKTISGFTYPDGQNGKQVVIHFTKMSPSMKYAGNSFIWDSVEPYEYIKNVSIAKLASSSQVRKDPIFTGPYKLDKVVEGESTTWSPNKYYFGKKAKIKHIVISVVSSSNVDKAIQSKKYDFTSPTGVMHGTDYKELKSLKDYSVVGLPELGYSYFGFNVGYYDTKTQKNVMDKNSKMANRSLRQAMMYALNLDAVEKKFGYGVTWRANTLIPPVFSKYYDKSAKGYPLNIKKANEILNKAGYKKKGKWRVRPNGKPLTIYFGAMQGTSAQQAEYQDYLQQWRKIGLNVKLATGKEMEMNSFYDTLEKPKQSKIDVYAAAWSVSSEPTPTQIYGEDAPYNMGHFVSKENTKLMNEMNGSKAWTESYRVKIFKKWQTYMNKEAAYAPLSFSYTWAPVNHRVKGYNVSPSNNEFWSNLSLTSSKIK encoded by the coding sequence GTGAGTAAATCTAAGAAAATTGCCCTTTCGGCAATGGCAGTTTTATCGGCTGTTGCGTTAGCCGCTCATCCGGTCAACGCTAAGAGCACTTCTGGGACATTCAGTTTTCCGTCAGTATATAAAAACACCAGTGCTGCCAGTAAAAGTGCCAATAATAAAAGTACCTTAAAGGTTGCAGAACCTAACGATTCGCCTTTTGAGGGAATTTCTGATCCGGTATTAGCATCCAATGCAGAAGATGCCGATGTGTTTTCGCCTGGTGGATCGGATACACTATTTTTTGTTGATAAGAACTATAAAATAGTCAATGGCGGACTTGCCAACTTGAAACTGGATCGAAAAGCCAAGACGGCAACAATTACGATCCGCAAAAATGCTAAATGGTCAAACGGAATGGCCGTGACGGCGAAAGATGTCGAATATGCATACGAAGTAATTGCCAATCCGAATACTACTTCACAACAATATTCATCTGATTTTGCAGCTATCGAGGGAATGGCTGCTTATCACGCCGGCAAGGCTAAAACGATTTCCGGATTTACTTATCCGGATGGACAGAATGGTAAACAAGTTGTAATTCACTTTACCAAGATGTCGCCAAGCATGAAGTATGCCGGCAATTCTTTCATTTGGGATTCTGTTGAGCCATATGAGTACATCAAAAATGTCTCAATCGCCAAACTGGCTTCATCAAGTCAAGTACGTAAGGACCCTATTTTCACCGGTCCCTACAAGCTCGATAAAGTTGTTGAAGGAGAGTCGACAACTTGGTCTCCTAACAAGTATTATTTTGGCAAAAAAGCCAAGATCAAGCATATTGTAATTAGCGTTGTTTCATCTAGCAATGTTGATAAGGCTATCCAGTCAAAGAAATATGATTTCACCTCGCCTACTGGCGTTATGCATGGAACCGATTATAAAGAACTGAAAAGTCTTAAAGACTATTCAGTCGTCGGCCTTCCAGAATTAGGCTACAGTTATTTTGGTTTTAATGTCGGCTATTACGATACTAAGACACAAAAGAATGTCATGGATAAAAACAGTAAAATGGCAAACCGCAGTCTCAGACAGGCGATGATGTATGCTTTGAATTTGGATGCGGTTGAAAAGAAGTTTGGTTATGGTGTTACTTGGCGTGCCAATACCCTGATTCCACCAGTATTTAGTAAATATTATGATAAATCAGCTAAAGGTTATCCATTGAATATTAAAAAAGCCAATGAAATACTTAATAAGGCTGGTTATAAGAAAAAGGGCAAATGGAGAGTACGTCCTAACGGAAAACCATTAACAATTTACTTTGGTGCAATGCAGGGAACTTCGGCTCAACAAGCTGAATATCAAGATTATTTGCAGCAATGGCGTAAAATTGGGCTGAATGTCAAATTGGCTACAGGTAAAGAGATGGAAATGAATAGTTTCTATGATACTTTGGAAAAGCCAAAGCAAAGTAAAATCGATGTTTATGCTGCAGCGTGGAGTGTTTCATCCGAACCGACACCAACACAAATTTATGGTGAGGATGCACCTTATAACATGGGTCATTTTGTTTCAAAAGAAAATACCAAGTTAATGAACGAAATGAACGGCAGTAAGGCTTGGACCGAAAGTTACCGAGTTAAAATATTTAAAAAGTGGCAGACGTATATGAATAAGGAAGCTGCTTATGCTCCACTCAGTTTCAGTTACACTTGGGCTCCTGTTAACCATCGTGTTAAAGGATATAATGTCAGCCCATCTAATAACGAATTCTGGAGTAATTTGTCACTTACTTCGTCTAAGATCAAGTAA